In Acuticoccus sediminis, the sequence AACATCACCGAGATCTCGCAGCTCTCCGACCCGGAGATCGCCAAGCTGTTCGACAACGACGGCGACGGCAAGGCCGACCTCACCGGCTGCACCCCGGGCTGGGGCTGCGAGAAGGTGATCGAGCATCAGCTCGACGCGTTCGACCTGCGCGACACGGTCACCCACAACCAGGGATCCTACTCGGCCATCATCGCCGACACGATCACGCGCTACGAGAACGGCGAGCCGATCCTCTACTACACGTGGACCCCGTACTGGGTCTCCGGCGTGCTGGTCCCGGGCGAGGACGTCGTCTGGCTGCAGGTGCCGTTCTCCTCGCTCCCGGGCGAGCGGGCCGACGTCGACACCGCCCTTCCGGACGGCTCGAACTACGGCTTCCAGGCGAACGACCAGCGCATCGTCGCGAACCGCGAGTTCGCGGAGGCGAACCCGTCCGCGGCCAAGCTCTTCTCCATCATGAAGCTCTCGGCCAACGACATCTCGGCCGAGAACCTTCTGATGCGCGACGGCCAGGATTCGGAGGCGGACATCGAGCGCCACGCCGACGCCTGGATCAAGGGCCACCAGGAGCAGTGGAACGGCTGGCTCGAGGAGGCCCGCGCCGCCTCGGCCGACTGAGGCAGGCCCCTTCCCGCCCCTCGCGGGAGGTCCGGCGAACACGCATCCAAGGCGTCGGCCCCCGGGCCGGCGCCTTTCTTCATGGCCCCTCCCGGCGACACGACGCCCGTGCGGCAACACCGGCACGGCCCAGCCTGTTCCTCGGACCCAGCCGTCGCTGAAGCGCGGCAGGACGGAGCGCGAGGGCTTCATTCAGCGATGGCTGGGTCCGGGGGACAGGCGACCCCCGTTCCCCGGTGAAGCCCGAGCCCTTCGGGGCCCGGCGTCAGCCCGCCATCGCGAGGGCGCGGACGACGACCTTCTTCATGACCGTCGGCAGGCCCGCGTCGTCGGGGAGCGCCCACCACGCGCCGGCCGGGGTCGGTGCGTCGGCGGGGACGGCGGCGCTGTAGACGTCGACGGTGAGCTCGGCATGGGTGAAGCCGTGCGTGATGCTGCCGACGCCCGCCCAGCCGCCGTCGAACGGGGCGTGCTCGAGGGGCACGGCGACAGGCCCGCCCCAGGCGGAGCCGAACACCTCCGCCATGCCGCCCAGCAGCCCCCTGGCGGGCCGGCGGCGCAGCAGGATGGCTCCGTCCGGGCGGACGGCAACGAACGCCACGCCGTGCCACACCGAGCGGGCGCGTCTGGGCGCCTTGACGGGATAGTCGAGCATGTCGCCGGCGGCGGAGGCCGCGCAGCCCTCGCGCAGCGGGCAGATGCCGCAGGCGGGCGACTTCGGGGTGCAGATGGTGGCGCCGAGGTCCATCATCGCCTGGGCGAAGTCGCCGGGACGGTCCGCCGGCAGCATCGCCGCGACGATCGCCTCGACCTCGCGCCGGACCGTCTTCGGCGGCCGGGCGAGACGTGTGAGGCGGGCGACGACGCGCTCGACGTTGCCGTCGACCACGGGCGCCGGCTCGCCGAAGGCGATCGCGGCGATGGCGGCCGACGTGTAGTCGCCGACGCCGGGGAGCCCGGCGAGGCCCTCGCGGCTGACCGGAAAGCCGGTCGCCGCGACGACACGGGCGCAGGCGACGAGGTTGCGGGCGCGGGCGTAGTAGCCGAGGCCGGCCCACGCCGCCATGACGTCCCCATCGTCCGCCGCGGCAAGGTCGGCGATGGTCGGCCAGCGGGTCAGGAACGTCTCGTAGTAGGACTTCACCGCGGCGACGGTGGTCTGCTGGAGCATGATCTCCGAGAGCCACACGCGGTACGGATCGGCCGTCTCGCCGGGCTCGGCCCGCCAGGGCAGGCTCCGGCGGTGCCGGTCGTACCAGGCGAGGAGCGCACGCCCCGCCGCGCGGTCGGGCGCCGGAAGCGCCCTGAGGGCCGGCCGTCCCGACCCCGCTGCGGGCGCCGCGGCGCCATGCTCCGGTCCGTCTCCGTCGTCTGTGGCGGCGAAGAGGCTCGAGACGACGGAGCGCTGCGCCGCCGCGGCCCGGCGGGTGCGGCCCGGCTTCGCGGGCTCCGGCGCAGGTTCCTCGCCGGCGCCGGCCGTCCGGGCGCGTCTGCGCTTCGGGACCGCGGTCTCGGCCGCCGGGACCTCGGCGATCTCGCTCGCCTCCGGCGCCGCGGGGGCCTTGCGGGACCGGGTCACGCGCCGCTTGGGTGCCGCCTCGACGGCGGGCTCGGCGTCGACCGCCGGCGCCGGTTCGGGCGCATGACCGCGGGCCGGCGCGACCGGCAGCGCCCCGGCGGCGGCGGGCGGCCGGAGCGCCTCGCCCGTGTCCGGCCGCCCGGGCGCCGGCCCGGACTTCGCAGCCTTGGCGGATTTGCGGTTCTTGGGTTTTCGGGCCGCGAGGCGACGTGCGGCGCGGCGATCCGCCGGACCACCCGCCCTGGCCTTCTTCTTCATGATGTCGAGCGGCACTTTCATGCCACATCGGCAGCACGCCGCCATGACCTTGGCAAGAGGCCTCGTGCGCACGCGGGCGCCGGTCCCCGCTCTTCGCTCGGTGCGCGCCGCGACCGGCCCGGCACGCCCTTGCGGCGCCGCGAAGCGATTGCGCGACGGCGCAAATCGCGGCATCGATAGGCCCATGTCCAAAGCCCGCTCGCGCCACGCGGCCCTGCCGCTCGCCGAACTCATCGGCTCCCTGGTCACGCCCGCCTGCCGGCGGCGCGGGATCGCCAGCGCCGCGCTGATGCTGGATCCGGCCGACATCTTCGGCGAGCGCTTCGCCAAGGCCGCCGCCATCGAGCGGATCGTCTGGCCGAAGGGCTCACGGCTCGACGAGCAGTCCTCGCACGGCGCGACGCTCATCGTGCGGGCCGACGCGGCCGCCGCCATTGCGCTGCAGCACACCGCCCCGCAGGTCATCGAGCGCGTCAACGTCATGATCGGCTGGCCGGCGATCGCCCGGCTGCGCGTCACCCAGGTGCGCGGCCGCGCCCACCGCGAGCCGGCCTACCTCACCCCGGTGCCGCCGCCGCAGCCCCCGCGCGACGAGGCGCGTGCCGCCGCCATCGCCGAGGCCATGCAGAACGTCGAACACCCACAATTGAAGGCCGCATTGTCGCGGTTGGGGGCGAGTATCGAGACGCGCAGTTTATCCCAGCGTCGAAAGCCCACATAAGGGGGCGAGGATCAGAAGGGATATGTCTATGATCACCCGCCGCCACTTCGCTGCGATGACGTTGGCTCTGCCGCTCGCCGCGACGTCGCTCAACCTCGCCTTTGCGCAGGACGCCGCCCCCGCCGAGAAGGCCCCGGCCGAACCGCCGGCCGACATCGTCCTTGGCAGCGATGACGCCCCGGTGACCATCGTCGAGTATGCCTCGATGACGTGCCCGCACTGCGCGGCCTTCCACAATGGTCCGTTCAAGGACCTCAAGAAGGACTACATCGACACCGGCAAGGTGAAGTTCATCCTGCGCGAGTTCCCGCTCGACCGCCTGGCGCTGGCCGTGGCGGTCCTCGCCCGCTGCAAGCCGGAGAAGTACTACGACATCGTCGACCTCTATTTCGAGCAGCAGCAGCTCTGGGCGACCAACGACGACCCCGTCAGCAAGATGTTCTCGCTCGCCCAGCAGGCCGGCTTCTCCCGCGAGGAGTTCGAGGCCTGCCTCAACAACCGCGAGCTCTTGGAAGGCATCTACGCCAACCGCACGCGCGGCGAGCAGGACGGCGTGACGGGCACCCCGACTCTCTTCATCGACGGCGAGAAGTACGAGGGCGAGCGCACCATCGCGGCGCTCCGTGAAGTGCTCGACCCTAAAATCGACTCCTGATCGAGCGATTCGTAAAGCGCTGACGGACAACGGGAAACTGTTGTCCCCGGCTGCATCGCAAGACGGCGCGCGGGGATCACCGAAGCCGGGGAGAACCCGCGCAAGGTCTTGTTAACCCTTCATCAAGCAGGCTCAGAGGGACGCTCTTGACGGGGCGTAACCCTTGAAAAGCCAGGTGTGATGAAGTTCGATCGACTGCGCCTAATCGGGTTCAAATCGTTCGTCGAACCGACGGACGTCCTGATCGAGCCGGGCCTGACCGGCGTGGTCGGCCCGAACGGCTGCGGCAAGTCGAACCTCGTCGAGGCGCTGCGCTGGGTGATGGGCGAGTCGTCCTACAAGTCCGTGCGCGGCTCCTCGATGGACGACGTCATCTTCGCCGGCTCGGGCCGCCGGCCGACGCGCGACACCGCCGAGGTGACGCTGTTCCTGGACAACCAGGACCGCACCGCGCCCGCCGAGATCAACAACGCCGACCATCTGGAAGTCTCCCGCCGCATCAACCGCGGCGTCGGGTCGGACTATCGCGTCAACGGCAAGCTGGTGCGGGCGCGCGACGTCCAGCTCCTCTTCGCCGACGCGGCGACGGGCTCGCGCTCGCCCTCGATGGTGCGTCAGGGGCAGGTGGCCGAGCTGATCGCCGCGAAGCCGACCGACCGGCGCAACGTCCTGGAAGAGGCCGCCGGCATCTCGGGCCTCCGGGCGCGCAAGCACGAGGCGGCGCTGAAGCTGAACGCCGCCGAACAGAACCTGTCGCGCGTCGAGGACGTCGCCGGCGAGGTGGAGCGGCAGATGGAGACGCTGCGGCGCCAGGCCAAGCAGGCCCAGCGCTACCGCAAGATCTCCGAGGAGATCCGCACCCTCGAGGCGACGGTCCACCACCTTCGCTGGGTCGAGGCCCGCGCCGCGGTCCGCGACGGCGAGGCCGCGCTGACGTCGACGGCCGAGGCCGCGAAGACCGCCGCCGCGACCCAGGTCGGCACCGCCACCGAGGAGGCAGCCGCGCAGCACGCCCTCCCCGCGCTGCGCGAGGCGGAGGCGGCGGCGTCGACCGAGCGGCAGAAGCTCGCGGCCGCGATCGCCGCGCTCGACGCGAAGGACCGCGAGATCGCCGACAAGCTGTCCTCGTTGAAGCGGCAGGCCGAGGCGCTCGCCGCCGACCTGGAGCGACAGGACAAGACGAAGGGCGACGCCGCCGCGGCGGTCCTGCGCCTCGAGCAGGAAGAGGCCGAGCTCACCCGCGCCAATGCCGGGGCCGAGGAGCGGATCGCCGAGCGCGAGAGCGCCGCCGAGGAGGCCGAGGCCGCTGCCGACGACGCCGACCGGGCCGCCGTCACGGCGACCGAGCGCGCCGCGACCGTCCTCGCCGCGCGCGCCTCGCTGGACCAGTCCTACGCCCGCGCCTCCGCCGAGGCGAAGAAGGCCGCGGAGACCGTCACGCGTGGCGAGGCGGACCTCTCCCGGGCCGGCAACAGCGACGCCGTCGCCAGGCGCAACGCGGCAGCCGATGCCGTGCGTGCCGCCGAGGAGGCCGAGGCCGAGGCCGCCTCCCGCGAGGCCGAAGCCTCCGACGCCGAGGCCGAGGCCCAGCACGTCGAAGCCGACATGCAGCGCGCAGAGGCCGACGCCGCCGCGGCGGTCGCCGACACCGAGGCCGCCCTCGCCCCCACAAGGGCCGCGGAGGCCGCCGCGCGGGAGGCGCTCGCCAGGGTGCTCTCCGAGATTTCGGGGCTCGAGACCGAGGCGAAGGCGCTGGAGCGCCTCACCGCCTCGCTGGGCCGCGCCGAGGACGCCGTCCTCGACGACTGCACCGTCGCGCCGGGCTACGAGGTCGCCTTCGCCGCCGCGCTCGGCGACGACCTGGAGGCGCCCGTCAGCGACAGCGCCCCCGCGCGCTGGGCCGCGACGCCGCCCGCCGGCGAGGACCCGCCGCTTCCGGCCGGCGCGACACCGCTGGCCCCGCATGTCAGCGCGCCCCCGGCCCTTGCCCGGCGCCTCGCGCAGGTGGGGCTCGTCCAGGACGGCGCACTCGCCGGTGCGCTGCTGCCGGGCCAGCGGCTCGTCACCCGCGACGGCGCCCTGTGGCGCTGGGACGGCTACGCGCGCGCCGCGGGAGCGCCCAGCGCGGCGGCCGAGCGCCTTGCCCAGAAGAACCGCCTCGCCGACCTCGCCCACGAAATCGACGCGCTGGCCCCGAAGCGGGAGGCCGCCGAAGCCGCCATCGAGGCCGCCGAGGAGGAAGTCGCCGCGGCCGCGGAGCGCGACACGGCCGCCCGCGCCGCGCTGGCGGCGGCCCGGCAGGATGTCGTCGAGGCCCGCAAGGCGCTCGCCGCCACGCGCTCGGCCCTCGGCGCGGCCCGCAACGCTCTCGCCGCCCAGCGCAAGGCCGTCGCCGCCGCCAAGGAGCGCCTCGCCGGCGCCGAGACCGCCGCGAAGGAGGCGGAGGCCGCCGAGGGACGCATCGCCGCGACGCTCGACGCCGCCCGCGCCACCGCGGAGAACGCCGAGGCCGCGCTGATCGAGGCGGAGGCCGCGCGCGAGGCCGCCTCCGACGGATCGGCGGAGACCTCCGACCGCGACTGCGCCAAGGCCGCAGCGCAGGAGGCCCGCCGCCGGGCCACCGAGGCCGCCAACGCCGCCGAGCAGGAGCGGCGCGCCGCCTACGGCCGGGCCCGGCGCCTCGAGCGCCTCGCGTCGGAGCTCGGCGACTGGCGCGCCCGCCTCACCGGCGCCGACAGCCACCGCACGGATCTGGAAGACCGCCTCGCCGCCATCCTCGAGGAGCGGGAGGCGCTGGCCGACGCGCCGACCGACACGCAGGAGGAACGCTACCGCCTGACCCGCGCCGCGAAGGCCGCCGAGGCGGCCGACGCCGCCGCACGCGAGGCCCGCGCCACGGGCGAAGCGCGCGAGCGCGCCGCAACGCAGGCCGCCCGCGACGCGCTGGCCGCCCTTTCCGCCGCGCGCGAGGCGTCCGGCCGGGCCGAGGAGCGCACCGTCGCCGCCCGCAACCGCCTCGCCGAGGTCGAGGCCGCGCTGGTCGAGGCGCTGGACGTGCAGCCGGCCGCGGCGATGGGCCTTGCCGGCCTCACCCCCTCCTCCGAGCTGCCGCCGCGGGCCGAGTCGGAGAAGCGGCTGGAGCGGCTGAAGGGCGAGCGCGAGCGGCTCGGCGGGGTAAACCTCTGCGCCGAGGACGAGCTGACGGAGATCGAAGCCCGCCAGGGCGCGATGATCGCCGAGCGCGACGACCTCGTCGCCGCCATCGAGAAGCTGCGCGTCGGCATCCGCGAGCTGAACGGCGAGGCCCGCCAGCGCCTTCTGGCGTCCTTCGACAACGTCAACGCCGAGTTCCAGCGGCTCTTCAAGCACCTCTTCAACGGCGGCGAAGCCCAGCTCGTCCTCACCGAGGCCGAGGACCCGCTCGATGCCGGTCTCGACATCATCGCCCGCCCGCCGGGCAAGAAGCCGCAGGTGCTGTCGCTGCTCTCCGGCGGCGAGCAGACGCTGACGGCGACCGCCCTCATCTTCGCGGTCTTCCTCACCAACCCGGCCCCGATCTGCGTCCTCGACGAGATCGACGCGCCGCTCGACGACGCCAACGTGGAGCGCTTCTGCAATCTCCTCGACGAGATGGCGAAGACCACCGAGACGCGCTTCCTCACCATCACCCACAACCCGATCACGATGGCGCGCATGCACCGCCTCTACGGCGTGACGATGGTGGAGAAGGGCGTCAGCCAGCTCGTCTCGGTGTCGCTCGAGGCGGCGGAGGAGCTGCGGGAGACGGCTTAGCGCGTCCTGCGCCCCTTCCGGGCGCGGGCGTTGTCGGCGCGAGACCCCGGCGCCTCAGCCCACCGGGGCGAACAGCCGCAGGAAGGCCGACCCGAGGAGCAGCGTGTAGCCGATCGCGAGGCATGTCTGGTCGATCGGGCGCCAGTCCTCGACGTTCTTGCGGTGGCGATCGATCAGCAGGCCCCGGGCGCGACGGCGAAAGTCGGTATCGTCCGCCGCCTCACGGTCGGCGGTCCGCAGCGCCTGCAGACGCCTGCGCCGGAAATTCAGCGACCATACCGGGACCGACAGGACCGCGACGCCGCAGAACGCCGCGAGGTTGAGCCACCAGCCGAACGCGGGCATCACGCCGCGGGTTCGAGCCTCAGCTCCGCCGGGATCTCCTCGGACGAGATCACCAGCGCCATGTGGCCGTCGCAGGCCTCGACGTAGCGCTCGATCGACTGCATCTGCGGGGTCGGGCCGGTCAGCGCCTCGAGCCGCGAGACGACCGACTGGGTCAGACCGGAGGCCTCGGCGACCTCCTTCTGCGTCATCCCGCGCGCGTCCCGGAGGTTGCGGAGCTGGATGGCGATCTCGCGCTTGTGAGCGTTCGCCTTCTGGTGCTCGACGACCTCGGGGCGGGCCGCGCGCAGGCGTTCGCGGAGGGATGGGGTCTTGCCGGTCATGATGCAGCCTCCCACAACGGGTTGATGAGACCGAGCTGCGTCACCGCGATGTCCCTGCCGCGGCTGCAGGCGTACTCCCCGCCCGGCAGCGTGCCGTGCACCGTACGCGGCCGGGTCCGGTCCGTCCGCCTGACGGACACGATCAGCCGGCGCTGGGCGCAGTCGGGCAGCGGGATGGCGTAGAGCTCGTGCCGCCCGGCGATCAGGCCGCACCAGTCCCTGACGCTCGGCTCGCGGTCCTCGAGCATGCCGATCATGGTGTCGAGACCGTCCGCGCACTTCAGCGGAAGGGTCCGGAACTCCTCCAGGATCGCGTCCTCGTACCCCGGCACGGGCAATACCTCGAATTGCGCCATCACAGCTCGTCTGGGTCAGAATATAGCAACTGTGCGATAATCGGCAAGTGAGGCGACCTCGTGGCACACGGTCCCGCACCAGCGCGGACGGGTCCGGACGGCCCCTTGTCCACCCTCCCGCGCCGGCGCGCGTCCGCCTATTCCGCGACCATGCGGCCTATGAGGACGGACGCCTGGCTTTCGCAGCCCATCTCCGCGAACCAGCGCAGGAGCTTGCCGGGCTCGCTCACGTCGCGGTCGTCCGGCAGCCGGCGCACCGTGAACCGCAGCGTCCGCTCGCCGCGGTCGATGTTGACGTAGCCGGCCGACAGCAGCCCCTCCGGCACCGCCAGCGTATGCGCGCCGGCCGGCCAGTCCAGCGCGACGGGCGCCACCAGGGGGTTGCGCGCGGTGACGTGCTCCTCGCGCGTGGCGTCGGCGCGGAAGAGGCGCAGCTCGCCGTCGATGCAGCTCGTCCCCGCCTCCGCGACGTCCACTGCCCAGGCATTGGGCCGCGCCTCGGGCTCGGCGGGTGCGCCGGTCGCGGGCGTCGCCTCGAAGGCGCCGACGGTGCTCGTCGTGCCGCGGTGCCCGACCAGGATCGAGACCATCGACACCTCGTCCGGATCGCCGCCCCCGGCCCCGTCCACCGGCAGCGGACCGTCGTGCGGCCCCTCCAGGGTCAGCATCTCGCCGCGCTGCAGGTAGATGACGAGGTGCTCGCCCTCGTCCAGGTGGATCGAATCGCGGGAGGAGAAGATCGACCCGGTCTTCAGCCCGCTCCGCGCCGCCTCACCCTCCAGGACCGTCGCATCGGTCGCGAAGGCGGCGCCGGTCATGGCGAACAGCCACATCAGTATGGCGACAACACATGCTCTCATCACGACTTCCCCGGGCCAATGGACCGTGACGCTGTGCCTCGCGGACCCAGCGTCCTCTCAACTCCGCGCGATCAGATCGTCCACCGGTCCGGCCACCAGCCGAGCCGCGTGGACCGCGATCAGACGATCGGACGGCCGCTCGCCTGCCAGTGTCTTGAAGAGATCGCGAGCCCTCGCCTCCCCGTTCGCCATCGCCTCGTAGGCGGCGTCGTAGGTCGGGTCGGGCGCGTCGATCGGCTCGTAGCACGTGACCGGCTCGCGGCGTCCTTTTACCTCTATGCGACCCACAGGGCGAAATGCGCCTTCGGCCCGCCGCCGGGTGCGCTCCGAAACGAGGACGTGAGTGCCGACGCCATTGTTCGCCGACTCCAGCCGTGCCGCCACGTTAACACTGTCGCCGATGGCCGTGTAGTCGAAGAACCGGCGGCCGCCGAAGTTGCCGACGACCGCGAACCCGGTATGGACCCCGACCCGGGTAATGCCGAGCGCGATGCCCCTGTCACGCCACATGAGGCGCGATTCCTCGCAGTAGACGGCGAGCCGGCGGGCGCACTCCACCGCGCGCGAGGCCTGGTCGGGCTGGCGGTCCGGCGCGCCGAAGAACGCGACCAGCGCGTCGCCCACCAGCTTGTCGACCGTCCCCTCCGCCTCGAGCACGATGGAGATCATGCCGTCGAGGTAGGAGTTGAGGATCTCCGCCGTCGTCTCCGGCTCCAGCGTCTCGGCGAGCGCGGTGAAGCCCTGCAGGTCGGTGAAGATGTGCGTGACCTCACGCCGCTCGCCGCCGAGCTTGGGGTCCTCCTCCGCCTCCATGAGGCGGGTGACGACGCGCGGCGAGACATACTGGCCGAACATGTGGCGCAGCCGGTTCCGCTCCAGCCGGTCCCCCCGCCAGCGGTGCCCGAGCGTGCCTGCTCCGGCGAAGAGGAAGGAGAGGACCGGGGTCAGCATCGGCGGCGTCTCCACCGTCAGCGCGACGGTCGCCGCGGCGATGAGCCCGTAGAGCGCGATGCAGGCGAGCGCCGTCGCGATCGCCACCAGCGGCGCCAGCGGGCGCAGGCAGAGCCCCGCCACAGCGCCCACCACCGCCGAGAGGATCAGCGCCCAGGTCGGCAGCAGCTGCCGTTCGGTCCCCGCGAGGAGCTGGGAGAGGATGTGCGCGTGGACGACGACACCCGGGATGGTCCCCTTCTCCGCGCCGACCATCGCCGCACGCGGCGTCGCGTGCCGGTCACGCCCTTCGAGGTCGGCGCCGATGAGGACGTACTTGTCGCGGAACCAGGCGGGCGGCAGGCGGCCGACGAGGTGGGCGGCCGGCATGTTGAAACTGCCTTCCGCGTAGACGATCCGGCCGGCCGGCATGTCGTCCCGCTCGCCCGTCGCCCGGGTGAGCGCGAGGGCGAACGGCGGCGGGTCCGCGTCGCCCGGCAGGCGGCGGATGATGCCGTCCGCCCGGTCACGCAGGAGTGTCGCCTTGCCCCGCTGGCCCGGGAACGCGTCGGCGAACCGCACCTCCCGCTCCGTCAGCCCGTCGCTGCCGTCCCCGTAGGCGACGACGACCGGGCTGGACGCGCGCTCGACGGCGGCGCGCAGGGCGTCGTCCGCCGCCGGGGTCGTCGCCCGCTTGAAGAGGATGTCGAGACCGATCGCCGCCGGCCCCGCCGCGTCGAGCGTGGTGACGAGGTCGGCGAGAAACTCGCGGTCGACGGGGGAGATGTAGGGCAGCGTCTCGACCGTCTGCTGGTCGATCTTCACCACCACGATGCGGTCGCTGGCGGGCGGGGCGCGGAAGGCGAGGACGAAGTCGGCGAACGGTGTCTCGACGCGCTGGCCGATGAAGAGGCCGAGCAGCGTCGCCACCAGAGCGATGACGATGCGGGGCAGCGCACGGGCAAAGAGCCCGCGCTCCGTGCGCCGGCCGCGCCCCTCGGGCTCGCTCGCCGCCCCGTGACGCGTCAGCGATTCGTCGATCGCCTCGTCCAAGATCCGCTCGCCGCCCCTCGCGTTGCTCCGACGCCGCCGGGTCGGGCCCGCGGCGCATGTCGATCAGAGACAGAACGGCGGGGGCGAGGCAAGGCTACTGACTTCACGCCTTTGCCATTGTCGCGCGACGACGGGCGCGCAGACATCGTTTCGGTCCGCCCCTCACGCTCCCGGGCCGGGACCCGCGACGGGCTAGAGGCGCAGCTCGCGGCGCAGCTCGGTGCGCAGGACATCGAGGGGAACGAGGCCGGTGTCGGCCTCCACGTGCCAGTAGGTCCAGCCGTTGCAGCTCGACAGGTTGCGCACCGCGGCGCCGACCTTGTGGATCGACCCCTCGTAGTCGCCGGACCGGATCGAGCCGTCGACGCGCACGCGTGCCCGTGGGCCGTTGCGGCCGCCGACGAGCTCGTCCCCCGGCGCGACGCGCCCCGCCTCCACCAGGAGGCCGAACGGAATGCGCTTCGGCTTGCCCTCCGCGCCGACCTGGTCGAGGTCCTCGTGGGGCACGATGCGGGCGATGCGCCGCTGGGCGAGCTCGGCGTAGGCCGGATCCCGCTCGATGCCGACGAAATGGCGTCCGAGGCGGCGCGCCACGGCACCCGTGGTGCCCGTGCCGAAGAACGGGTCGAGCACCACGTCGCCCGGCTTGGACGACGCGAGCAGGATCCGGTTCAGCAGCGCCTCGGGCTTTTGCGTCGGATGCGCCTTCACGCCGTCGTCGCCGCGCAGGCGTTCCTGCCCGGTGCAGATCGGCAGCAGCCAGTCGGAGCGGTGCTGAAGGTCGTCGTTGAACGCCTTCAGGGACTTGTAGTTGAACGTGTAGTCCGTGCGGCTGGCGTCGGCGACGGCCCAGATCAGCGTCTCGTGCGCGTTGGTGAAGCGCCGGCCGCGGAAATTCGGCATCGGGTTGGTCTTCACCCACACGACGTCGTTCAGGATCCAGAACCCTTCGTCCTGCATCGCCGTGCCGACACGGAAGATGTTGTGGTAGCTGCCGATCACCCACAGCGTGCCGTTCGGCTTCAACGCGCGGCGCACGCCGGCGAGCCAGGCCCGGGTGAACTGGTCGTAAGCGGCGAAATCGGCGAACCGGTCCCACTCGGCCGACACGCCGTCGACCTTGGTCTGGTTCGGACGATAGAGCGCGTCCGACAGTTGCAGGTTATAGGGCGGGTCGGCGAACGCCACGTCCACGGACCCGGGCGCAATGCGTCCGAGCGCCGACAGGGCGTCGCCCACTAAAACCTGATCAAGAAGGGGCGGCCGAGACGCGCCCCGCGTCTCGGCCCGATGATCGCTCATTGCGACGCAGTACCCTCACGCAAATCGCATCCATTGATCTAGCCACAATGCGTGAAGGTCTGGTTAAGCGTCTTCGGTTCTTTCAGTTAACCCTAGTTAGGGATTTCGGCGGCGAGTCAGCGGCTTAGAACCCGTCTCGCCAGCCCCTCCGCGGGTTTGCGTCCTCCGGCGGCTCCTTCGGGGGCCGCCCCGGGCGCCACACTCATTAAAAATGAGGCGGCCCTTTCGGACCGCCTCATTCGCAAATCTCGCCATTTCGGAAGTGTCGGACCGGCGCGGCCGAATCAGCGGTGGACCGCCGAACCGGGGGACGCGCCGAACCGGGTCAGGCGGCCTCGTGGGAGATCGCCGGCAGGTCCGCCAGCAGGCCGGACGCCACCGCCATCCGCGAGATGGAGACGCGCCCGCCGCTGACGATGTCGTTGATCGCCCGCTGGGTCCGCGCGACGGTCGCCCCCCGCGCTTCGATCCACGCGTCCACCCGCTCGGCACCGGTTCCGGCCGTCGTGGTGCGCAGCACCTCCATGGCAAGGCTGCGGTGCGCGTCGGCGAGCGTGCGGCGCGCCCGGTCCAGCGCGAGGCCGTCATAGTAGTCGCCGATGTCGATGGAGCGGGCCGTCTCGTCGAGGCTGCGGATCTGGAAGCGGTCGTTCAGCGCGAAGAAGACCGAACCCGCCTCGGGGATCGAGACGCCGCACGCGGCCGCCACCACGACCACGTCGAGCGCGGCGGCGGCGACCGGCAGGCGTGCGAACGGGTAGGCCAGCTCGTGCGGCACGCCGTCCTCGACGAGGAGCGCGGCCTGCTGCTCGAGCT encodes:
- a CDS encoding DciA family protein, which encodes MSKARSRHAALPLAELIGSLVTPACRRRGIASAALMLDPADIFGERFAKAAAIERIVWPKGSRLDEQSSHGATLIVRADAAAAIALQHTAPQVIERVNVMIGWPAIARLRVTQVRGRAHREPAYLTPVPPPQPPRDEARAAAIAEAMQNVEHPQLKAALSRLGASIETRSLSQRRKPT
- a CDS encoding A/G-specific adenine glycosylase, whose amino-acid sequence is MPWRAEPGETADPYRVWLSEIMLQQTTVAAVKSYYETFLTRWPTIADLAAADDGDVMAAWAGLGYYARARNLVACARVVAATGFPVSREGLAGLPGVGDYTSAAIAAIAFGEPAPVVDGNVERVVARLTRLARPPKTVRREVEAIVAAMLPADRPGDFAQAMMDLGATICTPKSPACGICPLREGCAASAAGDMLDYPVKAPRRARSVWHGVAFVAVRPDGAILLRRRPARGLLGGMAEVFGSAWGGPVAVPLEHAPFDGGWAGVGSITHGFTHAELTVDVYSAAVPADAPTPAGAWWALPDDAGLPTVMKKVVVRALAMAG
- a CDS encoding chromosome segregation SMC family protein, which produces MKFDRLRLIGFKSFVEPTDVLIEPGLTGVVGPNGCGKSNLVEALRWVMGESSYKSVRGSSMDDVIFAGSGRRPTRDTAEVTLFLDNQDRTAPAEINNADHLEVSRRINRGVGSDYRVNGKLVRARDVQLLFADAATGSRSPSMVRQGQVAELIAAKPTDRRNVLEEAAGISGLRARKHEAALKLNAAEQNLSRVEDVAGEVERQMETLRRQAKQAQRYRKISEEIRTLEATVHHLRWVEARAAVRDGEAALTSTAEAAKTAAATQVGTATEEAAAQHALPALREAEAAASTERQKLAAAIAALDAKDREIADKLSSLKRQAEALAADLERQDKTKGDAAAAVLRLEQEEAELTRANAGAEERIAERESAAEEAEAAADDADRAAVTATERAATVLAARASLDQSYARASAEAKKAAETVTRGEADLSRAGNSDAVARRNAAADAVRAAEEAEAEAASREAEASDAEAEAQHVEADMQRAEADAAAAVADTEAALAPTRAAEAAAREALARVLSEISGLETEAKALERLTASLGRAEDAVLDDCTVAPGYEVAFAAALGDDLEAPVSDSAPARWAATPPAGEDPPLPAGATPLAPHVSAPPALARRLAQVGLVQDGALAGALLPGQRLVTRDGALWRWDGYARAAGAPSAAAERLAQKNRLADLAHEIDALAPKREAAEAAIEAAEEEVAAAAERDTAARAALAAARQDVVEARKALAATRSALGAARNALAAQRKAVAAAKERLAGAETAAKEAEAAEGRIAATLDAARATAENAEAALIEAEAAREAASDGSAETSDRDCAKAAAQEARRRATEAANAAEQERRAAYGRARRLERLASELGDWRARLTGADSHRTDLEDRLAAILEEREALADAPTDTQEERYRLTRAAKAAEAADAAAREARATGEARERAATQAARDALAALSAAREASGRAEERTVAARNRLAEVEAALVEALDVQPAAAMGLAGLTPSSELPPRAESEKRLERLKGERERLGGVNLCAEDELTEIEARQGAMIAERDDLVAAIEKLRVGIRELNGEARQRLLASFDNVNAEFQRLFKHLFNGGEAQLVLTEAEDPLDAGLDIIARPPGKKPQVLSLLSGGEQTLTATALIFAVFLTNPAPICVLDEIDAPLDDANVERFCNLLDEMAKTTETRFLTITHNPITMARMHRLYGVTMVEKGVSQLVSVSLEAAEELRETA
- a CDS encoding DsbA family protein, translated to MITRRHFAAMTLALPLAATSLNLAFAQDAAPAEKAPAEPPADIVLGSDDAPVTIVEYASMTCPHCAAFHNGPFKDLKKDYIDTGKVKFILREFPLDRLALAVAVLARCKPEKYYDIVDLYFEQQQLWATNDDPVSKMFSLAQQAGFSREEFEACLNNRELLEGIYANRTRGEQDGVTGTPTLFIDGEKYEGERTIAALREVLDPKIDS
- the proX gene encoding glycine betaine/L-proline ABC transporter substrate-binding protein ProX, which codes for MFRKFTRTSVAAITAAGLGLAVGGTAFAQDKPGEGVTVIPLKSSIAEETFQTMLVMKALEELGYDVQDIKELEYAAGHVALGNGDGTFMADHWDPLHIDFYNAAGGDEKLYREGVYSPGALQGYLIDKKTADEHNITEISQLSDPEIAKLFDNDGDGKADLTGCTPGWGCEKVIEHQLDAFDLRDTVTHNQGSYSAIIADTITRYENGEPILYYTWTPYWVSGVLVPGEDVVWLQVPFSSLPGERADVDTALPDGSNYGFQANDQRIVANREFAEANPSAAKLFSIMKLSANDISAENLLMRDGQDSEADIERHADAWIKGHQEQWNGWLEEARAASAD